In Haliaeetus albicilla chromosome 2, bHalAlb1.1, whole genome shotgun sequence, a single genomic region encodes these proteins:
- the ASB10 gene encoding ankyrin repeat and SOCS box protein 10 isoform X1, with product MDCTFPFSSATQRLLQLDEEQLDEQKYSRHIRSRYHHSERSLSPVSQGCQNSRLEPLECRDLLVQNALFTGDLEMVRKYFTKSAAINLVIETKGDELRWTSRKFGLWSLNYEQELTTPLHITASRGYTDCLRLLLLRGAAVNFAPGGKTALHEACAAPSTECVRLLLSFGADPEAVSEDGYKPLHLCKSRDSIECIQQLLQHGASVNSRTEEEDDTALHIAARHGLTDHVQLLLRYGAELEAKNEEGQTPLNAACAQPHQPQDMDRYYRVCQLLVESGASINAADRDRQHPLHLACKNANAQVAELLLARGANVNIMNYSGNTALHNILQATAYKLEHHPELVVRALLNYGAIRIWPGSLLKVLRYCHACPRVIEALMNSYDHVRISEDWVEAVPAEVVQKYPRFYQSLFSLEQRPRSLQHLARYALRTFLEGRLLLVLSQLHLPSALHRFLLLSFEDVLY from the exons ATGGACTGCACCTTtcccttcagctctgccacacAGCGCTTGCTGCAGCTGGATGAGGAGCAGCTGGATGAGCAGAAGTACTCTCGGCATATAAGGTCTCGGTACCACCACAGTGAGCGCAGCCTGAGCCCAGTTAGCCAGGGATGCCAAAACAGCCGCTTGGAGCCACTGGAGTGCCGGGATCTGCTGGTCCAGAATGCGCTCTTCACTGGGGACCTGGAGATGGTGCGGAAGTACTTCACCAAGAGCGCAGCCATCAATCTCGTCATTGAGACCAAGGGTGATGAGCTGCGCTGGACTAGCAGGAAATTTG GACTGTGGTCTCTGAACTATGAGCAGGAGCTCACCACGCCTCTGCACATCACAGCCAGCCGGGGCTACACAGACTGCCTGCGGCTCCTGCTGCTCAGGGGAGCTGCCGTCAACTTTGCACCAGGGGGTAAGACTGCCCTGCATGAGGCTTGTGCAGCACCCAGCACAGAGTGTGTGCGCCTGCTGCTCAGCTTTGGTGCTGACCCTGAGGCTGTCTCTGAGGATGGCTACAAGCCCCTGCACCTCTGCAAGAGCCGAGACTCCATCGA GTGcatccagcagctgctgcagcatggcGCCAGTGTGAACAGTCGGACTGAGGAGGAAGATGACACAGCACTGCATATAGCAGCACGACATGGCCTAACAGACCACGTCCAGCTGCTTCTGCGCTATGGCGCAGAGCTGGAGGCAAAGAATGAGGAGGGGCAGACGCCGCTGAATGCTGCCTGTGCTCAGCCCCACCAACCCCAGGACATGGACCGTTACTACCGGGTCTGCCAGCTGCTGGTGGAAAGTGGTGCTAGCATCAATGCTGCAGATAGGGACCGTCAGCACCCACTTCACCTGGCCTGCAAGAATGCCAATGCTCAAGTAGCAGAGTTACTGCTGGCCCGGGGTGCAAATGTCAACATCATGAACTACAGCGGCAACACGGCACTGCACAATATCCTGCAAGCAACTGCCTACAAGCTGGAGCACCACCCAGAGCTTGTGGTGCGAGCCCTGCTCAACTACGGTGCCATCCGCATCTGGCCTGGCTCCCTCCTCAAG GTGCTGCGGTACTGCCACGCCTGCCCGCGTGTCATTGAGGCGCTGATGAACAGCTATGATCATGTCCGCATCTCTGAGGACTGGGTGGAAGCGGTTCCCGCGGAGGTTGTACAG AAATACCCACGTTTCTACCAGTCACTTTTCTCCCTGGAGCAAAGACCTCGCTCCTTGCAGCACCTGGCTCGCTACGCACTCAGGACCTTCCTGGAGGGCCGGTTGCTTCTGGTCCTGTCTCAGCTGCACCTGCCAAGTGCCTTGCACCGTTTCCTGCTGCTCAGCTTCGAGGACGTTCTCTACTAA
- the ASB10 gene encoding ankyrin repeat and SOCS box protein 10 isoform X3, which translates to MGSITGRGGKSQEPICTRKADGPAQVYWQALLTGDRGTVAEILSDPQNNLSPNAVFDTSDLEEWKNYRFNLRRLRLWSLNYEQELTTPLHITASRGYTDCLRLLLLRGAAVNFAPGGKTALHEACAAPSTECVRLLLSFGADPEAVSEDGYKPLHLCKSRDSIECIQQLLQHGASVNSRTEEEDDTALHIAARHGLTDHVQLLLRYGAELEAKNEEGQTPLNAACAQPHQPQDMDRYYRVCQLLVESGASINAADRDRQHPLHLACKNANAQVAELLLARGANVNIMNYSGNTALHNILQATAYKLEHHPELVVRALLNYGAIRIWPGSLLKVLRYCHACPRVIEALMNSYDHVRISEDWVEAVPAEVVQKYPRFYQSLFSLEQRPRSLQHLARYALRTFLEGRLLLVLSQLHLPSALHRFLLLSFEDVLY; encoded by the exons ATGGGTAGCATCACCGGCAGAGGAGGCAAGAGTCAGGAGCCCATTTGCACGCGGAAGGCAGATGGCCCTGCCCAGGTCTACTGGCAGGCCCTGCTGACTGGGGATCGGGGGACTGTGGCCGAGATCCTCAGCGACCCTCAGAACAACCTGAGTCCCAATGCCGTGTTTGACACCAGTGACCTGGAAGAGTGGAAAAACTACCGCTTCAACCTCCGCCGGCTGA GACTGTGGTCTCTGAACTATGAGCAGGAGCTCACCACGCCTCTGCACATCACAGCCAGCCGGGGCTACACAGACTGCCTGCGGCTCCTGCTGCTCAGGGGAGCTGCCGTCAACTTTGCACCAGGGGGTAAGACTGCCCTGCATGAGGCTTGTGCAGCACCCAGCACAGAGTGTGTGCGCCTGCTGCTCAGCTTTGGTGCTGACCCTGAGGCTGTCTCTGAGGATGGCTACAAGCCCCTGCACCTCTGCAAGAGCCGAGACTCCATCGA GTGcatccagcagctgctgcagcatggcGCCAGTGTGAACAGTCGGACTGAGGAGGAAGATGACACAGCACTGCATATAGCAGCACGACATGGCCTAACAGACCACGTCCAGCTGCTTCTGCGCTATGGCGCAGAGCTGGAGGCAAAGAATGAGGAGGGGCAGACGCCGCTGAATGCTGCCTGTGCTCAGCCCCACCAACCCCAGGACATGGACCGTTACTACCGGGTCTGCCAGCTGCTGGTGGAAAGTGGTGCTAGCATCAATGCTGCAGATAGGGACCGTCAGCACCCACTTCACCTGGCCTGCAAGAATGCCAATGCTCAAGTAGCAGAGTTACTGCTGGCCCGGGGTGCAAATGTCAACATCATGAACTACAGCGGCAACACGGCACTGCACAATATCCTGCAAGCAACTGCCTACAAGCTGGAGCACCACCCAGAGCTTGTGGTGCGAGCCCTGCTCAACTACGGTGCCATCCGCATCTGGCCTGGCTCCCTCCTCAAG GTGCTGCGGTACTGCCACGCCTGCCCGCGTGTCATTGAGGCGCTGATGAACAGCTATGATCATGTCCGCATCTCTGAGGACTGGGTGGAAGCGGTTCCCGCGGAGGTTGTACAG AAATACCCACGTTTCTACCAGTCACTTTTCTCCCTGGAGCAAAGACCTCGCTCCTTGCAGCACCTGGCTCGCTACGCACTCAGGACCTTCCTGGAGGGCCGGTTGCTTCTGGTCCTGTCTCAGCTGCACCTGCCAAGTGCCTTGCACCGTTTCCTGCTGCTCAGCTTCGAGGACGTTCTCTACTAA
- the H2BK1 gene encoding histone H2B type 2-K1 has product MSAEAGKKRGHAPASGDRKSRRKPKRKETYSVYIYKVLKQVHPDTGISSKAMSIMNSFVNDIFERLASEASRLAQYNRRSTITSREVQTAVRLLLPGELAKHAVSEGTKAVTKYTSSK; this is encoded by the exons ATGAGTGCAGAAGCTGGGAAGAAGCGTGGTCATGCTCCTGCCTCTGGGGACAGGAAGTCTAGGAGGAAGCCTAAGAGAAAGGAAACCTATTCAGTCTATATCTACAAAGTACTGAAGCAG GTGCACCCAGACACCGGCATTTCCTCGAAAGCCATGAGCATCATGAACTCCTTCGTCAACGATATCTTCGAGCGGCTGGCCTCGGAGGCCTCGCGCCTGGCCCAGTACAACCGCCGCTCCACCATCACCAGCCGCGAGGTGCAGACGGCTGTGAGGCTCCTGTTGCCCGGCGAGCTGGCCAAGCACGCCGTCTCCGAGGGCACCAAGGCCGTCACCAAGTACACCAGCAGCAAGTGA